One Chryseobacterium indoltheticum DNA segment encodes these proteins:
- a CDS encoding NAD(P)H-quinone oxidoreductase, whose protein sequence is MKAIVITKSGGPEVLKLQDYPTPEISGDEVLIEVKAAGLNRSDVFQREGNYPAPEGASAEIPGLEVAGTIVKCGSDVVDFTVGDRVCALLAGGGYAEYVAVREGQCLPIPEDLSFAEAASLPETVFTVWSNIFQRGNLQPGETLLLHGGNSGIGITGIQIAHALGSKVIVTVGSDEKGRKCLELGADSYINYKTQNFETELQNEGVDVILDMIGGDYLAKNINILKPEGRLVHINAVSGSHVDLDIWKVMTKRLTVTGSTLRSREYEFKKQLAKEIQKNVWPLIESKKFRPVIYKTFPFSEAAEAHRLLEDGSHTGKIILVR, encoded by the coding sequence ATGAAAGCAATCGTTATTACAAAATCTGGAGGTCCTGAAGTATTGAAATTACAGGATTACCCTACTCCCGAAATTTCCGGAGACGAAGTTTTAATCGAAGTGAAAGCAGCCGGACTCAACCGTTCCGATGTTTTTCAGCGTGAAGGAAATTATCCTGCACCGGAAGGAGCTTCCGCCGAAATTCCGGGATTGGAAGTTGCCGGAACTATTGTAAAATGCGGATCTGATGTCGTAGATTTTACTGTTGGCGACAGAGTTTGTGCACTTTTAGCAGGTGGCGGTTACGCAGAATATGTCGCTGTGCGAGAAGGTCAATGTTTACCGATTCCGGAAGATTTAAGTTTTGCTGAGGCGGCAAGCTTACCGGAAACAGTCTTTACAGTTTGGTCTAATATTTTTCAGAGAGGAAATCTTCAACCGGGAGAAACCCTTTTGCTCCACGGCGGAAACAGCGGGATTGGAATCACAGGCATTCAGATTGCTCACGCATTGGGTTCAAAAGTAATTGTCACAGTTGGTTCTGATGAAAAAGGACGGAAATGTCTTGAACTTGGCGCTGATTCTTACATTAATTATAAGACCCAGAATTTTGAAACCGAACTTCAAAATGAAGGTGTCGACGTCATTCTGGATATGATTGGCGGTGATTATCTGGCCAAAAACATCAACATTCTAAAACCTGAAGGCAGATTGGTTCACATCAATGCGGTAAGTGGCAGTCACGTAGATTTAGACATTTGGAAAGTAATGACAAAGCGTTTGACTGTTACAGGAAGTACTTTGAGAAGTCGGGAATATGAGTTCAAAAAACAATTGGCCAAAGAGATTCAGAAAAATGTCTGGCCTTTGATTGAATCTAAAAAGTTCAGACCTGTCATTTATAAAACATTTCCTTTCTCGGAAGCTGCAGAAGCTCACCGACTGCTTGAAGACGGTTCGCATACAGGAAAGATTATTCTTGTGAGATAA
- a CDS encoding cupin domain-containing protein has product MNTASLSFKYELEKKEPRTNDGGTTRGASVKDFPASIGIAGVSMRLKPGSMRELHWHANAAEWAYVISGTVRTTIIHPDGHSYTDNFEPGDVWYFPKGYGHSIQATGTEECHFILIFDNGNFSEDHTFSVTDFVSSVPPEIVAQNLGLTLEEVAALPQKEAYFAAGIVPDEMSFTAEARPDESDIELTSFHRYPLHSQQPRIVPGGGLQRLVTSKEFPISSTMSGSILELQPGALREMHWHPNADEWQYFISGQAEMSVFLAESTCVTEQFSAGDVGYVPMGAGHYIKNTGDTVCRILIGFNSGKYESIDLSEWLAGNPKDVVVTNFGLKEGEIEKFPTEKVFIQPQK; this is encoded by the coding sequence ATGAATACTGCATCATTAAGTTTCAAATACGAATTAGAGAAAAAAGAACCAAGAACCAACGACGGCGGAACGACAAGAGGTGCTTCTGTAAAAGATTTCCCTGCTTCTATAGGCATTGCCGGCGTTTCTATGAGATTGAAACCTGGAAGTATGAGAGAATTACACTGGCACGCTAACGCCGCAGAATGGGCTTATGTAATTTCAGGAACGGTTCGTACAACAATTATTCATCCTGACGGACACAGCTACACAGACAATTTTGAGCCGGGTGATGTTTGGTATTTTCCAAAAGGGTACGGTCACTCGATTCAGGCGACGGGAACGGAAGAATGTCATTTCATTTTGATTTTTGATAACGGTAATTTTTCTGAAGACCATACGTTCAGCGTGACAGATTTTGTTTCTTCAGTACCACCTGAAATCGTTGCGCAAAATTTGGGTTTAACTTTAGAAGAAGTGGCTGCTTTGCCGCAGAAAGAAGCCTATTTCGCAGCGGGAATTGTTCCGGATGAAATGTCATTCACAGCCGAGGCTCGTCCGGATGAATCCGATATCGAATTAACGAGTTTCCACCGTTATCCTTTGCATTCTCAACAACCGAGAATCGTTCCGGGCGGAGGTTTACAGAGATTGGTAACGAGCAAAGAATTCCCTATCAGCAGTACAATGTCGGGTTCTATTTTAGAATTGCAGCCTGGCGCTTTAAGAGAAATGCACTGGCATCCGAATGCTGACGAATGGCAATATTTTATTTCAGGACAGGCCGAAATGTCGGTTTTCCTTGCAGAATCTACTTGCGTTACAGAACAATTCAGTGCAGGAGATGTCGGTTATGTTCCAATGGGAGCCGGACATTACATCAAAAATACAGGCGATACGGTTTGTAGAATTCTGATTGGCTTCAACAGCGGAAAATATGAATCGATTGATTTGAGCGAATGGCTGGCGGGAAATCCAAAAGATGTTGTTGTAACCAATTTTGGTTTGAAAGAAGGCGAAATCGAAAAATTCCCGACTGAGAAAGTCTTCATTCAGCCTCAGAAATAA
- a CDS encoding YoaK family protein, with product MDNSVIKTNISASSDSIKMQERLAILLALIAGYIDATGLIQWKTYVSFMSGNTTSLGAAISTDKSGIIITSVTVILCFLIGIYTGTCLLLWKRIKNQILTFYIVSGILIFYSIIAYFYDINNLLSIVIVGFSMGLMNTIVTSVGNQKVNTDFVTGTLNSLARNSAMLTMTDDKMEKEEYKSNAIHLLLLWIGFLSGAFVAPFLLDYFVKLTLMIPALLLMICGILISKNNTKN from the coding sequence ATGGATAATTCTGTCATCAAAACAAACATTTCCGCTTCATCTGATTCGATTAAGATGCAAGAGAGATTGGCGATACTTTTAGCTTTAATTGCAGGTTATATTGATGCAACAGGACTGATTCAATGGAAAACGTACGTCTCTTTTATGAGTGGAAATACCACGTCATTAGGAGCGGCAATTTCAACCGATAAATCTGGAATTATAATTACATCAGTCACAGTTATCCTTTGCTTTTTAATAGGAATTTACACCGGAACCTGCCTGTTATTATGGAAGCGAATTAAGAACCAAATATTAACATTTTATATAGTTTCCGGAATTCTCATTTTCTATTCAATTATTGCTTATTTTTATGATATCAATAATTTGTTATCCATTGTAATTGTCGGATTTTCAATGGGATTGATGAACACGATTGTGACTTCTGTAGGAAACCAAAAAGTGAATACGGATTTCGTGACGGGAACTCTGAACAGTCTGGCAAGGAACAGCGCAATGCTGACGATGACAGATGATAAAATGGAAAAAGAAGAGTATAAATCCAACGCTATTCATCTTTTGCTGCTGTGGATTGGCTTTTTATCAGGTGCATTTGTCGCCCCTTTCCTACTCGATTATTTTGTAAAATTGACTTTGATGATTCCTGCATTATTACTAATGATTTGCGGAATTTTGATTTCAAAAAATAACACTAAAAACTAA
- a CDS encoding redoxin domain-containing protein: MLQKNDVAPDFTLYATPDQKITLSEFKGKNVILAFYPADWSPVCSDQMALYNETLKFFKKYDAELFGISVDSKWCHLAFSQSRNLHFPLLADFEAKGEIAKQYGVYDDEEGECKRALFVINKEGIIEWSYLSPTAINPGADGILDALENLNTK, translated from the coding sequence ATGTTACAGAAAAACGATGTTGCTCCAGATTTCACTTTGTACGCAACGCCAGACCAGAAAATTACACTTTCAGAATTCAAAGGAAAGAATGTCATCCTCGCTTTTTATCCAGCGGATTGGAGTCCGGTTTGCAGCGACCAGATGGCTTTGTATAATGAAACTTTGAAGTTTTTCAAGAAATACGATGCAGAACTTTTCGGAATTTCCGTAGACAGCAAATGGTGTCATCTTGCATTTTCGCAGTCAAGAAATTTACATTTTCCTTTGTTAGCCGATTTTGAAGCTAAAGGAGAAATCGCAAAACAGTACGGCGTTTATGATGATGAAGAAGGTGAATGTAAACGGGCATTATTCGTCATCAATAAAGAAGGCATCATCGAATGGAGTTATCTGTCACCAACGGCAATTAATCCTGGCGCAGACGGAATTTTAGACGCTTTAGAAAACCTTAACACAAAATAA
- a CDS encoding DsbA family protein, with product MSLKPNVSQADHSQGNLEAELVIVEYGDYQCPYCGAAYPILKELMKEYGSQIKFVFRNFPLSEMHQYARPAAIAAEAANFQGKFWEMHDAIYENQRDLNENLLMKLAEQLKLNIPQFEKDLESTELANKVDSDFESGIMSGVNGTPSFFVNGKKYDGGAEDLVELLRENTES from the coding sequence ATGTCACTAAAACCAAACGTCAGCCAAGCTGACCACTCACAAGGCAACTTAGAAGCCGAACTTGTTATCGTAGAATATGGCGACTATCAATGTCCATACTGTGGCGCTGCTTATCCTATTCTGAAAGAATTGATGAAAGAATATGGAAGTCAAATTAAATTTGTTTTCAGGAACTTTCCATTGTCTGAGATGCATCAATACGCAAGACCGGCGGCCATCGCAGCAGAAGCAGCCAATTTTCAGGGGAAATTCTGGGAAATGCACGATGCGATTTATGAAAATCAGAGAGATTTGAATGAAAACTTGCTGATGAAGCTGGCGGAACAATTAAAACTGAACATTCCTCAATTTGAAAAGGATTTGGAAAGTACTGAACTGGCTAATAAAGTAGATTCAGATTTTGAAAGCGGAATTATGAGCGGCGTGAACGGAACACCTTCATTCTTCGTGAATGGAAAGAAATATGATGGTGGCGCGGAAGATTTGGTTGAGCTTTTGAGGGAGAATACTGAGAGTTAA
- a CDS encoding alpha/beta fold hydrolase codes for MSTLKLKDGTEIFYKDQGEGPVLMFHHGWPLSSDDWDAQVIFFLQKGYRVVTHDRRGHGRSSQDIYNHTIEQYASDAAELVEFLDLKDVVHIGHSTGGGEVIRYVNKYANGRAKKAVLISAVPPIMVASDENPDGVPMSVFDGIRDQTLNNRQQFYIDLTFPFYGYNREGADVKEGVQRNWWRQGMMGGIVAHYDGIKAFSETDFTEDLKNVDIPVLVLHGEDDQIVPYQNAALKSIKLLKNGTIKTYPGFPHGMPTTEAATINKDLLEFIEA; via the coding sequence ATGAGCACACTTAAATTAAAAGACGGAACAGAGATTTTTTACAAAGACCAAGGCGAAGGACCAGTTTTGATGTTTCACCACGGATGGCCTTTATCATCAGACGATTGGGACGCACAGGTTATTTTCTTCTTACAAAAAGGGTACAGAGTGGTGACGCACGACAGAAGAGGTCACGGTCGTTCCAGTCAGGATATTTATAATCATACCATTGAGCAATATGCTTCTGACGCAGCTGAATTGGTAGAATTTCTTGACCTGAAAGATGTAGTTCACATCGGTCACTCAACTGGTGGTGGCGAAGTGATCCGTTATGTGAATAAATATGCTAATGGAAGAGCTAAAAAAGCAGTTTTAATCAGTGCAGTACCTCCAATTATGGTGGCTAGTGATGAAAATCCTGATGGTGTTCCGATGTCTGTTTTCGATGGTATCAGAGACCAGACTTTGAACAACAGACAACAGTTTTACATCGATTTGACTTTCCCTTTCTACGGTTACAACAGAGAAGGTGCAGATGTGAAAGAAGGCGTGCAGAGAAACTGGTGGAGACAGGGAATGATGGGTGGAATTGTGGCTCATTATGACGGAATCAAAGCGTTTTCTGAAACTGATTTCACTGAGGATTTGAAAAATGTTGATATTCCGGTTTTGGTGCTTCACGGCGAAGATGACCAGATTGTTCCTTATCAAAATGCGGCGTTGAAATCAATCAAATTATTGAAAAATGGCACGATAAAAACATATCCTGGTTTCCCTCACGGAATGCCGACTACGGAAGCAGCGACGATTAATAAAGACCTTTTGGAGTTTATTGAGGCTTAG
- a CDS encoding DUF2911 domain-containing protein produces MKTIIKTATVLFATMAISVNAFAQEAKKPASPPATATGKIKDATITIAYSSPSVKGRTIWGGLEAYDKVWRAGANEATTFETNKDITVQGKKLPAGKYSFFLIPKESGTWTAIFNKEPKQWGAYKYEEAKDALRVDVKTKALPATQETLVYKINNKGFTMDWDKISVPVEIK; encoded by the coding sequence ATGAAAACAATCATTAAAACTGCTACTGTACTTTTTGCTACAATGGCAATTTCAGTAAATGCATTTGCACAGGAAGCTAAAAAACCTGCCAGTCCTCCGGCTACTGCTACGGGAAAGATTAAAGATGCAACCATTACAATTGCCTACAGCAGTCCGTCTGTTAAAGGTCGTACAATCTGGGGTGGTTTGGAAGCTTATGATAAAGTTTGGCGTGCAGGTGCGAATGAAGCAACGACTTTCGAAACCAATAAGGACATTACCGTACAGGGCAAAAAATTGCCAGCAGGTAAGTACAGCTTTTTCTTAATCCCTAAAGAAAGCGGAACCTGGACTGCAATTTTTAACAAAGAGCCAAAGCAATGGGGCGCTTATAAATACGAAGAAGCTAAAGATGCTTTACGTGTTGATGTAAAAACAAAAGCTTTACCAGCAACACAGGAAACTTTAGTGTATAAAATAAACAATAAGGGATTCACAATGGATTGGGATAAAATCTCAGTTCCTGTAGAAATCAAATAA
- a CDS encoding sodium:solute symporter, translating into MSTIDWTVLIFTLVAVVVYGVFIGRGQKSNESYLKADNKMPWYIVLIGIMATQASAITFLSAPGQAYTDGMRFVQYYFGLPLAMIVICITFIPIFQRLNVYTAYEYLENRFDKKTRVLTSLLFLFSRGLSTGISIYAPSIILSSVLNWDIYLTNVLTGGILLIYTYIGGAKAIAHTQKIQFLIILGTMAFAGYLLIQNMPNGIGFKDALYLAGKSGKLNVITTEFDWKDKYNIWSGLIGGFFLALSYFGTDQSQVGRYITAKDNTNAKMGLLLNGLVKIPMQFAILLIGALLFAFFSLKPAPIYFNERSYQNLKETQPEQAAVFEKEHQDLQTKFNSESKEILKLKETQSPQLNKTIQDFKNTQTEVKALHGRVEEAINNSNYNAEKTDTNYIFLYFVKNTLPVGMIGLLFAVIFLASWGSISAALNSLAACSLKDVHLIFKKEIPDDATELKYSRLHTLAWGIFSIGVAMFATQMGSLIEAVNVLGSLFYGPILGIFLVAFYYKKIDGANVFISAILSEITVIAIYNFDIVSFLWLNVIGAAAVIIFSSIVLLFYKQKALTS; encoded by the coding sequence ATGAGTACAATAGATTGGACCGTTCTTATTTTTACACTGGTTGCAGTGGTTGTTTATGGCGTATTTATTGGTCGTGGACAAAAAAGCAACGAATCTTACCTGAAAGCAGATAATAAAATGCCTTGGTACATTGTGCTTATCGGTATTATGGCGACGCAGGCAAGTGCGATTACGTTTCTTTCGGCACCGGGTCAGGCTTACACAGACGGTATGCGTTTCGTGCAGTATTATTTTGGTTTGCCTTTGGCGATGATTGTGATTTGTATTACTTTCATCCCGATTTTTCAGCGATTAAATGTTTACACCGCCTATGAATATTTAGAAAACCGTTTTGATAAAAAAACAAGGGTACTCACTTCACTACTTTTTCTTTTTTCCAGAGGCTTATCAACAGGAATCAGCATTTACGCTCCGAGTATCATCTTATCAAGCGTTTTAAACTGGGATATTTATTTAACCAATGTTTTAACGGGTGGCATTTTGTTGATCTACACTTATATTGGCGGTGCAAAAGCAATCGCTCACACCCAAAAAATACAGTTTTTGATCATTCTGGGAACTATGGCTTTTGCAGGTTATTTGCTAATTCAAAATATGCCAAATGGAATTGGTTTTAAAGATGCACTTTATCTCGCAGGGAAATCTGGAAAGCTTAACGTAATCACCACAGAATTCGATTGGAAAGATAAATACAATATTTGGAGCGGCTTAATTGGTGGTTTTTTTCTGGCACTTTCTTACTTCGGTACCGACCAGAGTCAAGTTGGTAGGTATATTACTGCAAAGGACAATACCAATGCAAAAATGGGCTTGCTGTTGAACGGATTGGTTAAAATTCCGATGCAGTTTGCTATTCTGCTTATTGGTGCTTTGCTTTTTGCATTTTTTTCTCTAAAACCTGCTCCGATTTATTTTAATGAACGCTCTTATCAAAATCTGAAGGAAACACAACCTGAACAGGCTGCAGTATTTGAAAAAGAGCATCAGGATTTACAAACAAAATTTAATTCAGAATCGAAAGAAATTTTAAAGCTAAAAGAAACTCAATCTCCTCAACTTAACAAAACAATTCAGGATTTTAAAAATACACAAACCGAAGTAAAAGCGCTTCACGGAAGGGTAGAGGAAGCTATTAATAACTCAAACTATAATGCTGAGAAAACAGATACTAATTACATTTTCCTGTATTTTGTGAAAAACACCTTGCCTGTTGGGATGATCGGTTTACTGTTTGCCGTCATTTTTCTAGCCAGTTGGGGTTCAATTTCTGCAGCGCTGAATTCCCTTGCTGCCTGCTCACTGAAAGATGTTCATTTGATATTTAAAAAAGAAATTCCAGATGATGCAACCGAATTGAAGTATAGTCGTCTGCACACTTTAGCGTGGGGTATTTTCTCCATCGGCGTAGCGATGTTTGCCACTCAAATGGGTTCACTTATTGAAGCGGTTAATGTGTTGGGTTCTCTTTTCTACGGCCCGATATTGGGGATTTTTCTTGTCGCTTTTTATTATAAAAAAATCGATGGAGCGAATGTATTTATCTCTGCCATTTTATCAGAAATTACGGTGATTGCTATTTACAATTTCGATATTGTTTCATTCCTTTGGCTTAACGTAATCGGTGCAGCGGCAGTCATTATATTTTCGTCAATCGTGTTACTATTTTATAAGCAGAAAGCATTAACTTCGTAA
- a CDS encoding PIG-L family deacetylase, which yields MFKKISTVFLLGFFTVFCSAQQVRPSKSSEIYRDLKTLKNLPKVLYLAAHPDDENTGLLSWLINDQNVETGYLSLTRGDGGQNLLGTEQGAALGLIRTHELLEARKLDGAQQFFTRAIDFGFSKNTTDTFKQWDENSITADVVWVIRKFRPDVIICRFPPTAAAGHGQHAASAVVAEKAFKLVGDKTAFPNQLKYVNVWQPKRILWNTFRFGAVNTTAENQLKVTVGQYDAQLGMGYGELAGLSRSLHKSQGAGTQSVAGIKTEYFSHVNGEPAKETLFDGVAKTWTAKGNADIDQSLDKIISAFNFNNPELSLPALLALRKKVMTLQDSEIKKDKIKSLDNIILSCAGFMGEVVTNQAEAVAGENYSFRLNLISRADNPVVLENVKWLNQSESFNRKLSKDSLITIQHEIQIPADAVLTEPYWLAKPATNAATFSVPNDTLVGLAEAESPLNVFLGLKIGSEKFQVKLPLSFKKLDPVRGDVVEALRIVPALELKFTQPLYLVKENEDLNLSLNFKVNSNKQFNNGKVNLMYNGERLGGGDLKSVNGKDFTIDYVIPKNKLASINSSRLQLDANYVADGVTYNKNKVLIQYPHLPALQYFAPATVTVMKGDIQAKVKKVGYIEGAGDFIPEFLRIAGIQVDVLKDEDFYGNLDESGGNGGQNKLSQYEAIVLGVRANNTEKKLGRWMPFLWSYVKGGGNLVMQYNTNQDTTVDQLGMYNFSIANKRVTEENAEVKFLNPNHKLLNFPNKITENDFKGWVQERGAYFPAQWDSAYEPLFEMHDTGEEPLQGSTLYAKYGKGNFIYTPLAFFRQLPAGNVGAARLFLNFLSAQKN from the coding sequence TTTATTAGGCACAGAACAAGGTGCTGCATTGGGTTTAATTAGGACGCACGAGCTTTTAGAGGCTAGAAAGTTAGACGGCGCCCAACAGTTTTTTACCCGCGCTATTGATTTCGGGTTCTCTAAAAACACGACCGATACCTTTAAACAATGGGATGAAAATAGTATTACAGCTGATGTAGTTTGGGTAATCCGTAAATTCCGTCCTGATGTGATCATTTGTCGTTTTCCGCCTACTGCGGCGGCAGGTCACGGACAGCACGCGGCTTCGGCTGTGGTTGCAGAAAAAGCTTTTAAGTTGGTAGGCGATAAAACGGCTTTCCCAAATCAACTAAAATATGTGAATGTATGGCAACCAAAACGTATCCTGTGGAATACTTTCCGCTTTGGTGCAGTTAATACAACCGCTGAAAATCAACTGAAAGTTACCGTTGGGCAATATGATGCACAACTGGGAATGGGCTATGGTGAATTGGCAGGATTAAGCAGAAGTTTACATAAAAGCCAAGGTGCAGGAACACAGTCTGTAGCAGGCATTAAAACTGAATATTTTTCTCATGTTAATGGCGAACCTGCAAAAGAAACACTTTTTGACGGAGTAGCTAAAACCTGGACTGCAAAAGGAAACGCTGATATCGATCAATCATTGGATAAAATTATTTCCGCTTTCAACTTCAATAATCCTGAGCTTAGCTTGCCTGCTTTGCTTGCTTTGCGAAAAAAGGTAATGACGTTACAAGATTCAGAAATAAAAAAGGATAAAATTAAATCTCTCGATAATATTATTTTAAGCTGTGCAGGGTTTATGGGTGAAGTTGTTACTAATCAGGCTGAAGCTGTTGCCGGAGAAAATTACAGTTTTAGGTTAAATCTGATTTCAAGAGCTGATAATCCTGTCGTTTTAGAAAATGTAAAATGGTTGAATCAATCAGAAAGCTTCAACAGAAAATTGTCAAAAGATTCTTTAATTACCATTCAACACGAAATTCAGATTCCTGCAGATGCGGTACTCACAGAACCTTACTGGTTGGCCAAACCAGCCACGAATGCAGCAACTTTCTCTGTTCCGAATGATACTTTAGTCGGTTTGGCAGAAGCAGAATCACCACTGAATGTTTTCCTTGGTTTAAAAATCGGTTCGGAAAAGTTTCAGGTTAAACTTCCTTTATCTTTCAAGAAATTAGATCCGGTGCGTGGTGATGTGGTTGAAGCCTTGCGCATTGTTCCTGCATTGGAACTTAAATTTACACAACCACTTTATTTAGTGAAAGAAAACGAAGATTTGAATTTAAGCTTAAATTTTAAGGTTAATTCCAACAAACAGTTCAATAATGGAAAAGTAAATCTGATGTATAACGGAGAACGTTTAGGCGGCGGTGATTTAAAATCAGTTAATGGAAAAGATTTTACCATTGATTACGTTATTCCGAAAAATAAGCTTGCCTCAATCAATTCGAGTCGTTTGCAATTGGATGCAAATTATGTTGCAGATGGAGTAACTTATAATAAAAATAAGGTATTAATTCAATATCCGCATTTACCTGCCTTACAATATTTTGCGCCTGCAACGGTAACCGTAATGAAAGGAGATATTCAGGCGAAGGTTAAAAAAGTAGGTTACATAGAAGGTGCAGGTGATTTCATTCCTGAATTTTTACGCATTGCAGGAATTCAGGTAGATGTCTTGAAAGACGAAGATTTTTATGGCAATTTAGATGAATCCGGTGGAAACGGTGGTCAAAATAAGTTATCACAATATGAAGCCATTGTTCTTGGTGTTCGTGCCAATAACACGGAGAAAAAGCTAGGTCGCTGGATGCCTTTTTTATGGTCTTATGTAAAAGGCGGAGGTAATCTGGTGATGCAGTATAACACCAATCAGGATACAACGGTTGACCAATTGGGAATGTATAATTTCAGTATTGCTAATAAGCGGGTTACCGAAGAAAATGCTGAGGTTAAATTTTTAAATCCAAATCATAAATTACTGAATTTCCCAAACAAAATTACCGAAAATGATTTTAAAGGCTGGGTACAGGAGCGTGGCGCTTATTTCCCAGCTCAATGGGACTCAGCGTATGAACCGCTTTTTGAAATGCACGATACCGGTGAAGAGCCTCTGCAGGGATCAACTTTATATGCAAAATACGGAAAAGGTAATTTTATTTATACACCTTTGGCATTTTTCAGACAGTTGCCGGCAGGAAATGTTGGTGCGGCACGCTTATTTTTAAACTTTTTATCTGCACAGAAAAACTGA